Genomic window (Lutra lutra chromosome 17, mLutLut1.2, whole genome shotgun sequence):
cACAGGACttgaccctgggaccctgggatcatgatgtgagctgaaggcagacacttattgattgagctacccaggtgtcccagttctttatagattttgaatactatgCCTTTATCAGAtctatcatttgaaaatatcttctcccattctgtagattgccttttatttatttattttttaaagattttatttatttatttgtcagagagagagatcacaagtaggcagagaggcagtcagagagagagaggaggaagcaggctccccgccgagcagagagcccgatgcaggcctcgatcccaggaccccggggaccatgacctgagccgaaggcagaggctttaaccccactgagccacccaggcaccctgtagattgccttttagtttggttgttcatttccttcactgtgcagaagcttttaatcttgatgaggtcccaatagttcatttttgcttttgttttctttgcctccaGTGACATGTCTAataagatgttgctgtggctaaggtcaaagaggttgctgcctgtgttctcctctagaattttgatagtttattatcttacatttaggtctttcatccattttgggtctatttttgtgtgtggcgtaagagagtggtccagtttcagtcttctgcatgttgccatccagttttcccaacaccatttgttgaagacactgtcttttttccattggacattctttcctgctttcttgaagattagttgaccatagagttgagggtccatttctggctctctgttctgttccattgatgtatgtgcctatttttgtgccagtgccatactgtcttgatgatcacagctttgcaatACAGCTTGAAGTGTTgtctccagtttcatttttcttcttcaaaattgctttagctattcagggtcctATAGACTGGGAATCTCCAGCGGTGTCTGCACCAACCTGTTTCCATCTCCTCAGTGGAATCATTTCGACCCAGGTGTCCAGCGCCCCTGGCTGGGTTAGAATTTGAGCCCTGAATTCACTGTGTTCATATAAAGAGTTTGCATAAATTATGACCTCATGGagcatttttattccttcttgttTCCTGGACGTGGTTGGAACAAAACCTGTAGGTCAcgtgagaggaaggaagggaagggttgGCCAAAGATGCCACCACACCACATCCAGCTTCCCTCCCTGTAGTGGATGAGACCGGAGAGGGGCCCCCAGAGCAGCCTGCAGGGCAGTATGATCCCTGaattcctctgcctcctctgctttGGTAAGTCTCTTGGGCCCATCTACTGGGATTAGAGGTGAAGGTGGGTGGAGAAAGATGGGACCACTCGAAATGGGAAGAGCAACAGTAAGGTCTGCTTGTCTCCACTGATTGCTTCGGGTGTGTCAGAAACCCAGGGGGAAGTCTTGAGACACATCGGTCAGATGTTCGCCGGTAGGCAAATACATTTCACGCCATAACCTgtcctctgcctctgtcatccCTACTTACTTAAAATGTTATtgactcgggacgcctgggtggctcagttggttaagcagctgccttcggctcaggtcatgatcccagcgtcctgggatcgagtcccgcatcgggctccttgctcatcagggaacctgcttctccctctgcctctgcctgccattctgtctgcctgtgctcactctctctccctgtgctcactctctctccctcgctctctctgacaaataaataaataaaatctttaaaaaaaatgttattgactcaatatcttaattttatttcattttatttattttttcaatgacttTGAACAAGCACATTCATCTGAAGATGGGAATTTAATGCCAAtagcttaaatttaaaaaaataaaattcaaatgaaaagcCAGGGTCACTTAGCAAAAAATAGGTTGGTGTAAACATATATGCAAATTAAAGGAAGAAGGCGTTAGGACAGTCTAGCCATGGGCTGTTGGCCATCACATTTCTGAGCCCATGCCCAGCTACTTTCCTGTCACAAAGGGCAGTTGGCCAGAGACAGATGTGTGAGAAGGCTGATCTCTAGCCTAAGGAATTCTTTGTTGTGATCAAAGGAGTAGAAGTGACTGGAAAGGGTTTCAGCTTTCTGATGCCTTGATCAATGCTATAAAATACTGTGTCATTGCATCCCGTGAAACCATCTGTAGGGCCCCGTGGTTTGTATCCCACCCCGAGGGAAATACCACTCTGACCCTTGCAAACAGTCCTATGTGATGGGAATCAGACCCATGTTGATAAACGAGGACCCTGAGACTGATAGTTCAGGGTTCCTGCTCAGGGCTGTGCAGTGAATGAGCAGAAACCTCAAAGTTCAAACCCAGGCCTGTCTGGATCCAAAGTCACTGCTGTTTTCACTTGGTCATAATGGGATATTAAGAATGAGGCATGGTGGGTCTTCAGAATGGGAAAGTCCCCAGGGTGAGTCAGCAAATGTCAGCTGGGAAAAGTATAAGGAGATGAAAGATGAGTGCTTCAAAATGTTCAGGGGCACAGTAGAGCTGGCGGCATCTCCGGAGGTCGATTGGCTGGTGCTAAGAAAACCTGCTTCCCACAAATAGGGACAGCATTGTCTTAGCTTGATTGGGTACCAGCGATGtgattaattttcacaataatcgCTGACCCCTAGATTCTAGGATAATCCATGGGGCTTTAGTTGCCTTCAGGCTGGTCTATCTGGTGAAATGAAGAAAGGACGGTATTATAAGTTTGAATCTTTCTACCAGCCTTGAAAAATCTGAGTCCTGCTTAAATTGGGACATCTCTTCAATTGTCCAATGTGCTTTCTTGATTCTTACTGTGTTCCAGGATTGTTTAGACACGGGGGATGCTAAGGAGAACAGAATAGAGTAGCTTCCTTCCAGGTATTGACGGGACAGTAAAGCCTTGTGTCTCTCAGGGCATGAGTACATAAACTCTCTTAAGAATTCAGGGGTTTGTGGGCATCTGTGGAACCAGGACAGTTCCTGGGGCCGTGGGAGGAGCGAGCTACACAGGAGACCTTCTGGGAGAAGTGAGGAAGGAGCCGGGAGCAGAGCTGGAGCCACAGTCCAGTGTGGGGGAAATGAGAAGCCCCAGACACCTGACCTCCAGGGAGGCCCCGGGGGATGGGCTCCGGGCGGGTGCTCTTGTCTCATGGATGGTTCTCTTGCAGGGCTGTGTGCTGGTCAAGGAAGCAGGGGGACTGACGGTGAGTTCCTTCAGACAgactctccttctccttcactcCAAACTCCCCGTatcacttctctttccttcaagGGGTTTCCCAGGAGCAGACAAGGGCACCAAACCCCATCCTgatctctgcttccttccagagTCCCTTCCCAAGCCCTCCCTCAGGGCCTGGCCCAGCTCGGTGATGCCTCGCTGGAGTAACGTGACGCTGCAATGCCAGACTTCTACCAAGAATGTCAACTTTGTTCTCAGAAAGGGAAAAGTTCCTTTGGAGTCTGTGCAATCATGGATTTCCACAGATGGGCCGGCTGAATTTCACCTCACTGACCTAAAAACCAACAGCGCTGGAGAGTACACCTGTGACTACTACAGACGGgggcccccccacacacattcaCAGCCTAGTGACGTCCTCCTACTACTGGTGACAGGTAAGGAGGGTGCCTCGAAGGGACACAGGGTCTTGCAGGGACAGGTGTGGGGAGGAacggaaggagggagggggcaagggGAGACACAGAACAGAAAGAGCCAGGGCTTGAAGGGGAAATCGCCTTCCCGCAGTCAGAGTGAAAAGAGGGTGAGACCAGGGATCCGTCATTTCCCCCACATGGCTGCGGGAACCCCTGCTGGGAGAacaagggtgggtgggggatgcagGGCTTCTCCCCATGATCTTGGAGCCCTCCTTCTCTTCCAGGAGATTTACCTAAACCTTCCCTGCAAGCCCACCAAAGGGGTGAGGTGACCGCAGGAGACACCGTGACCTTGCAGTGCCAGAGGCCAGACAATATTTTTGTGCCTGTAATGTTCGCTCTACTGAAGGCGGGAGCGGCAGGGCCCATACGGGTCCAGAGTCCAGCAGGGAAGGAGACAGACTTTTCCCTCCGGACTGTGACAGTCAATGACGCCGGGAACTACAGCTGTGTGTACTTTCTGATGAAGGCTCCTTTCTTGACCTCACAGCCTAGCAGTCATCTCGAGATCCAGGTGACAGGTGAGACGACAGGTGCATGACTcttaggacttttaaaaatttaacttatttcTTAATTAGGTTGTTTTTATTTGGGCTATTTTACTGGCTTTCTCCAGTTTTGTTGACCTATAACTGACTTATAACACTGTTAGTTTAAGGTGTgcgtcctttttttcttttttctttctttctttttttaaccggAAAGCATTTCTTCTGTTACTTTCGGATTCCTGTTTCTCCTTCGCCTTCCTGGTCATCTCCTTTTTAAACCTCTCCTTTCCTACTTTCTAGTCTTTGGCCTTTGTTGCTTGGCTTTCTTGGAGACTTTCTCAGCTTGTTCTTCCAAACgacccatcccacccccaccagagCCCCTTCTGCCACCCCGGGCGTCCCCGAGAGCTCTGGTCCATCCTGCTGACGGCAACTTCATGGCAGTACCTTTCTCACTCTTAGAACACGCTGCTCCCCGGCCGCCTGCTGTCGTGACACAGCTGCAGAATCTTCTAAACTTGCTGCTTCATGGGAGGCTGAGCCCACGTCCTCGGCCTTGTGCCTGTTTGCGTGTGCACTGTGGTCGGCGAACCTTCTGTAGTTAGGACGCAAGGTCAGGGCGGGCAGTGCCAAGAGGTGCAGAGGGCATCCTGGGCCTGGCGGTGTCCTCACGGGCCTCTCCCCACGGACTCTGTCTCCAGGGAGCGTTGCTGCTGATGGGTTCAGATGCGAACTCTGCGCTCCTGGCGTGTGTGAGCTGGAGGAGTCAGATGCCGGTTCCCTCTGGGAACCAGGGCCAGTGGCGAGCCCGAGCTCCTCTTGGGTGAAGCTGAAATGAAACGCACGGTGGTCCCGACGCCCAGCTACTAAGCTGGAATTTTCTTGGGCTCACTGGCTGCACAGAATAAGTCCTTGCTATGAAGAGGGGAGCAGACGCAGCCCCTGAACGACCTCCATTCTCTGTGCAGCAACGGTGGGTTTTGGGGTTGCTGCTAAGCCTGGTTCCTActaggaggagggagaaggggaaagggcagTGCAGGAGGGTGGAAGTGAGATGACGATCCAAGGACAGGAAGGGGGAGCGGTAAGGCAGAGAGACTGGGAAGGAGACCAGGGAGGAGCCACTACAATTCTCTGGAAATCCTACGTTGTGTTAAGTGATGACAGCGTCAGGGGAGGTAGAGCTGAGCACTGACCAGGAAGCACCAGCGGGTGCAGGACAGTCACACTGGGCAGGTCTGCACGAGGAGGGTTGCTCCTTTCCAGCTGCTGCtcatcctctcctctctcccagctcccccAGGGGCCGCGTCCCGGGATTACACCTCGGGCAACCTCATCCGACTGGGTCTGGCTGCAGTGATTGTGGTGATTATGGGGGCTTTCGTGGCGGA
Coding sequences:
- the LOC125088842 gene encoding T-cell-interacting, activating receptor on myeloid cells protein 1-like isoform X1 produces the protein MIPEFLCLLCFGLCAGQGSRGTDESLPKPSLRAWPSSVMPRWSNVTLQCQTSTKNVNFVLRKGKVPLESVQSWISTDGPAEFHLTDLKTNSAGEYTCDYYRRGPPHTHSQPSDVLLLLVTGDLPKPSLQAHQRGEVTAGDTVTLQCQRPDNIFVPVMFALLKAGAAGPIRVQSPAGKETDFSLRTVTVNDAGNYSCVYFLMKAPFLTSQPSSHLEIQVTAPPGAASRDYTSGNLIRLGLAAVIVVIMGAFVAEAWCGQKESPRGST
- the LOC125088842 gene encoding T-cell-interacting, activating receptor on myeloid cells protein 1-like isoform X2, producing the protein MIPEFLCLLCFGLCAGQGSRGTDESLPKPSLRAWPSSVMPRWSNVTLQCQTSTKNVNFVLRKGKVPLESVQSWISTDGPAEFHLTDLKTNSAGEYTCDYYRRGPPHTHSQPSDVLLLLVTGDLPKPSLQAHQRGEVTAGDTVTLQCQRPDNIFVPVMFALLKAGAAGPIRVQSPAGKETDFSLRTVTVNDAGNYSCVYFLMKAPFLTSQPSSHLEIQVTGAASRDYTSGNLIRLGLAAVIVVIMGAFVAEAWCGQKESPRGST